The genomic DNA AATTTGGGGCCTATACGGTAGGAGAAAGTGGAGGAATTTTATATAAAATTTTAAACCAAAAATGTCAAAATGATAAAGAAAAATGGAATATGATAGATAGTTCATTTATGACTACACTACCTGATACATGGGCAATAAGTAGTAGGTTTATTATGCTAGCCATTAATCGTTGGAACGATTCTTATGAAAGAGTTTTTTTAGGAGGATTAACATGTGATAGTGATGACTATTATAATTCAGAACAACATATAAATGCTATATATCTTCCTAGTTTTTGTAAAAATTCTCCATTGTATATTGGTTTTTTTAATACAGGAGCATATCAAGATACAATTAGTGGATACGGAGGAGTTCATCATTGTTTAATACCTCAACCTATTCATATTTTAATAGATAAAGATGAAAAAAAAAATTTTAAGTATAAAATATTTAGAAAAATTCAAAAACCTAAAGAAATATTAAAAATATTGGGATATAAAAAATATGAAAATAAAAAGAAAATTTTCTAATTTACCATATAAATATTCAAATTTAAAAAATTCAAATATTGTTATTGTACCAGTTCCATATGATTATACACAAACATGGAAAAAAGGATCTAAATACGGACCAATTGCATTTCTCTCTGCATCTAATTATATAGAATTATATGATATTGAAACTGATTCTGAAGTATATAAAAAAGGCATTTTTGTAGCTCCTTTTGTAAAAATTAATTCAAATTCATCTAAAAATATGATAAAAAAAGTATATCATATAACAAAAAAATTTCTTCTAAAAGAAAAATTTGTAACATTAATTGGAGGAGATCATTCTATATCAATAGGAGGAATCCGTGCATTTGGTGAAAAATATTCAGATATGAGTATCCTTCATATGGATGCACATGCAGATTTAAGACCAATATATAATGGAAATCCATACAATCATGCATGTTCTATGTATGAAGCATCAAAAAAATATCCTATAGTACAAGTAGGAATACGTAGTATGGACATACTGGAAAAAAATGTTATTAAAAATAAAAATGTATTCTATATGCATAATATTTTTGAATGTAAGAATGAATCATGGATTACAGATGTAATTCAAAGATTATCTAATAATGTATTTATCAGTATTGATATAGACGTTTTTGATCCAAGTATAGCTCCTGCAACTGGTACTCCAGAACCTGGGGGTTTAGATTGGTATACCAGTTTAAAATTATTTAAACATGTTTTTTATAAAAAAAATGTAGTAGGATTTGATATAGTAGAACTATTACCCTACAAAAAAGAATTTTGTACAGATTTTTTAACAGTAAAACTTTTTTATAAATTATTATCGTATAAATACGAATCAAAATTAAGTCATTAATTATATGAAAAATAATAAAAAAATTATTATTTCTATTGATGGATTTTCTTCATCCGGAAAAAGTACTTTATCAAAAAAAATATCAAGAAAATTAAATTATAAATATATAGATACTGGAGCCATTTATAGATGTGTTACATTATTAGCAATTAGAAAAAATGTATTTAATAGTGATTTGTGGAACATTAAAAATTTTATCCCCTTTGTAAAAAATTTAAAATGGAAATTTTATTGGGATGATCAATATGACAATATGGCTATTATTTTAAATAATGAAAATATTAGATCTGAAATTAGATCAATTGAAGTTACAAAAAAAGTACCATTGATTTCAAAAATACCTGAGATAAGAGAGATATTAATTTCTATACAAAAAAACATGGGGAAAAAAAAAGGAATTGTAGTCGATGGAAGAGATATTGGAAATTGTGTTTTTCCTAAATCGGAATTAAAATTTTTTATTAATGGATCTTTAGAAACTCGTTCTTATAGAAGATATATAGATTTTTATAAAAAAGGAATAAAAAAAATTTCTTATGAAAAAATAAAAAATCATATTTCATATAGAGATGAAATGGATATTAAAAGAAAAATATCTCCTTTAAAAAAATCTTGGGATCATATAGAAATAGATAATAGTTCATCTATTGATCAACAATTGAATTTAATTTTTAAAATTATTAATGAAAAAATTTATGAAACTATTGGAAAAAAAAATAATTATAGTAACAGGAGGATCAGGTGATATAGGTAAATCTATAATAAAAAAATTTGTTAAACATGGAGCTATGGTAATTTTTACATTTTTTTCTTCAATGAAAAATGCAAAAAATATAGAAAAAAAATTACAAGGAAAAGCAATAGGATATAAAGTAGATTTATCAAATAATAATTCATCAAAAGAATTTATTAAAACTATTGTAAAAAAATATGAATATATAGATATATTAATTAATAACGCTGGAATTGTAAAAGATTCTTTTTTAATAAGAATGTCTGACGATAATTGGAATGATGTAATAAAAACCAATCTTTATTCCATTTTTAATATTACTAAACATATAATTTATTATTCTATGATAAAAAGAAAAAGTGGGAATATCATTAATATGAGTTCCATAGTAGGTATTATAGGAAATTCTGGACAATCTAATTATGCTGCATCCAAAGCAGGTATTATTGGTTTTACAAAATCAATTGCTAAAGAATTTGGGAAAAAAAATATTCGTTGTAATGCAATTGCTCCTGGATATATTTATACTAAAATGAATTCTCATTTAAAAAATGATATAAAAAGTAATTGGATAAAAAATATACCATTAGGTAGACCTGGTACTGTAGAAGAAGTAGCAAATTGTGCATTATTTCTTGCTTCAAATCTTTCTAGTTATATTACCGGTTCAGTAATAAATGTAAATGGAGGAATGATATAATGTATTCAGACAAGAAAATAGTTCAAATATTAGGAGAAGTTTTAAAATTGAAATCTATTTTTAATATAATTATATCACCTGGATCAAGAAATGCCCCAATCATTATACATTTTACTAAAAATAAATTATTTAAAACTTACAGTATTGTAGATGAACGTTGTGCTGGATTTTTTGCGTTAGGAATGGCTCAACAATTAAAAAAACCAGTTATAATTAATTGTACATCTGGGTCTTCAGTTGTTAATTATTATCCTGCAGTAATAGAATCTTTTTATCAAAATATTCCTATTATTATTATTACAGCAGATCGTCCAAAAGAATTTAGGACAATTTATGATGGACAATCAATGGATCAAGAAAATATATTTAAAAAATATGTGGAAAAATTTGTTCAATTAACTGAAGATGAATCAAAAAAAGGAATATGGTATAATAATAAATTAATTAATGAATCAATAAATCAATGTATTTTAACAAATAAGCCTGTACATATTAATATTCCTTTTTCTGAACCACTGTATGGTATAACCAATAAAATAAAAGTACATACTAATACTATAAAAACTTTTTATACAGAAACATATATTAAAACAAAAAA from Blattabacterium cuenoti includes the following:
- the fabG gene encoding 3-oxoacyl-ACP reductase FabG; translated protein: MKLLEKKIIIVTGGSGDIGKSIIKKFVKHGAMVIFTFFSSMKNAKNIEKKLQGKAIGYKVDLSNNNSSKEFIKTIVKKYEYIDILINNAGIVKDSFLIRMSDDNWNDVIKTNLYSIFNITKHIIYYSMIKRKSGNIINMSSIVGIIGNSGQSNYAASKAGIIGFTKSIAKEFGKKNIRCNAIAPGYIYTKMNSHLKNDIKSNWIKNIPLGRPGTVEEVANCALFLASNLSSYITGSVINVNGGMI
- the cmk gene encoding (d)CMP kinase, with translation MKNNKKIIISIDGFSSSGKSTLSKKISRKLNYKYIDTGAIYRCVTLLAIRKNVFNSDLWNIKNFIPFVKNLKWKFYWDDQYDNMAIILNNENIRSEIRSIEVTKKVPLISKIPEIREILISIQKNMGKKKGIVVDGRDIGNCVFPKSELKFFINGSLETRSYRRYIDFYKKGIKKISYEKIKNHISYRDEMDIKRKISPLKKSWDHIEIDNSSSIDQQLNLIFKIINEKIYETIGKKNNYSNRRIR
- the speB gene encoding agmatinase, translated to MKIKRKFSNLPYKYSNLKNSNIVIVPVPYDYTQTWKKGSKYGPIAFLSASNYIELYDIETDSEVYKKGIFVAPFVKINSNSSKNMIKKVYHITKKFLLKEKFVTLIGGDHSISIGGIRAFGEKYSDMSILHMDAHADLRPIYNGNPYNHACSMYEASKKYPIVQVGIRSMDILEKNVIKNKNVFYMHNIFECKNESWITDVIQRLSNNVFISIDIDVFDPSIAPATGTPEPGGLDWYTSLKLFKHVFYKKNVVGFDIVELLPYKKEFCTDFLTVKLFYKLLSYKYESKLSH